Proteins encoded within one genomic window of Brassica rapa cultivar Chiifu-401-42 chromosome A09, CAAS_Brap_v3.01, whole genome shotgun sequence:
- the LOC103840972 gene encoding zinc finger protein GAI-ASSOCIATED FACTOR 1 — MKMPVDLDKSSTVSGEASVSSTGNQQNPLPKSAAKKKRNLPGMPDPNSEVIALSPKTLLATNRFVCEICNKGFQRDQNLQLHRRGHNLPWKLRQKSSQEVKKKVYVCPETSCVHHDPSRALGDLTGIKKHFCRKHGEKKWKCDKCSKRYAVVSDWKAHSKICGTKEYKCDCGTLFSRRDSFMTHRAFCDALAEESVRSHTHGKKQSPEILTRKKPVPDPKPSLAAAPVETQPAIAIKRPESPKTPREVLQETQEPTGLNGVYFDSSSASPSIYASSCSQSLFAPSSSIEPISLGLSTSHGPSFLCSPRFPSQPAMSATALLQKAAQMGAASSGGSLLRGLGIVSSTSPSMDSIVPNGLALGLPCGGESSSGLKELMMGNSSVFGPKQTTLDFLGLGRAVGNGGGPGSTLAGPRGGSIDALATFGSGEFSGNDIGRRTS, encoded by the exons atgaaGATGCCGGTAGATTTAGACAAGTCCTCCACAGTCTCCGGCGAGGCAAGTGTCTCCTCCACCGGAAACCAACAAAACCCACTTCCCAAATCAGCCGCAAAGAAGAAACGAAACCTCCCCGGCATGCCCG ATCCGAACTCAGAAGTGATAGCTTTATCACCGAAGACTCTACTAGCAACGAACAGATTCGTCTGCGAAATCTGCAACAAAGGCTTCCAGAGAGACCAGAACCTTCAGCTTCACCGTCGCGGCCATAACTTACCGTGGAAACTCAGGCAGAAATCGAGCCAAGAAGTCAAGAAGAAGGTCTACGTGTGTCCCGAGACGAGCTGTGTTCACCACGACCCTTCACGCGCTTTGGGAGATCTCACCGGGATCAAGAAACACTTTTGTCGGAAACACGGCGAGAAGAAGTGGAAATGCGACAAATGCTCCAAGAGATACGCTGTTGTGTCTGACTGGAAAGCTCATTCTAAGATCTGTGGTACTAAAGAGTATAAATGCGATTGTGGTACTCTCTTCTCTAG GAGAGATAGCTTTATGACGCATAGAGCTTTCTGTGATGCTTTGGCTGAAGAAAGTGTGAGAAGCCATACTCATGGTAAGAAGCAGAGTCCTGAAATTTTGACCCGGAAGAAACCTGTACCCGACCCGAAACCTTCCTTGGCTGCTGCTCCGGTGGAAACTCAGCCTGCTATAGCCATTAAGCGACCAG AATCTCCAAAAACCCCACGTGAAGTCTTGCAAGAAACTCAAGAGCCAACAGGTTTAAACGGTGTTTACTTCGATTCTTCATCAGCTTCTCCAAGTATATACGCGTCTTCTTGCTCACAGTCTCTATTCGCGCCCTCTTCATCCATTGAACCCATCTCTTTGGGTCTCTCAACGAGTCACGGACCATCTTTTCTCTGCTCACCACGGTTTCCATCTCAGCCGGCAATGTCAGCAACCGCTCTGCTTCAAAAGGCAGCTCAAATGGGAGCTGCTTCTTCAGGTGGTTCATTGCTTCGCGGGTTAGGCATAGTTTCATCAACTTCACCTTCTATGGACTCAATAGTCCCCAATGGTCTAGCATTGGGACTGCCTTGTGGAGGTGAAAGCAGCTCGGGTTTGAAAGAGCTTATGATGGGGAATTCATCTGTGTTTGGTCCGAAACAAACAACGTTAGACTTTCTCGGGTTAGGTAGAGCGGTTGGTAACGGAGGTGGTCCTGGATCCACTCTAGCTGGACCAAGAGGAGGCAGCATCGATGCGTTGGCGACATTTGGGTCGGGAGAGTTTTCAGGAAATGACATTGGTAGAAGAACATCATAA
- the LOC117128526 gene encoding uncharacterized protein LOC117128526 yields MSKHKSTYRCFSSFLSGSRIETTPLPLLLDAGKARGRRRREICYIFLMVSLAPSQSSRLVSCFALTQSVSLDLGPSKLEQTFVVSAQVFKTTGTASFTGVSRKSCTRSTFHLLPYSEFALHMCFRSERPSVGCSGSELRSDKDQNSAIKNTSGHRSASSLSYKRGSVSLLGGCSTPNIPNIIAFSPPSCATVLHPDNEVLLSFATHTLVYKLRPDVLRSSSASHPGSRVSPARLVVNGPNFNCLWAWPSTTKEGSGPLLSQSIPTAYESQLTTAVCTGPEGAIETTSVSLVGEGWLSTSQHKVTKSQLSDRVLHASSTHSSFVLNSLSSSDEELSCLILIAVVAYVYFSRGCLIPSCYCSSSS; encoded by the exons ATGTCTAAACATAAATCTACCTACCGTTGTTTCTCTAGTTTTCTCTCTGGTTCAAGAATCGAGACAACGCCGCTACCGCTGCTTCTTGACGCCGGCAAGGCTAGAGGCCGCCGGCGTCGGGAAATCTGCTACATCTTCCTCATGGTTTCTCTCGCTCCAAGTCAAAGCTCTCGTCTTGTTTCTTGCTTCGCACTTACTCAATCAGTTTCTCTAGATCTGGGGCCGTCGAAACTGGAGCAAACCTTCGTGGTCTCTGCTCAGGTTTTCAAGACCACCGGAACTGCATCCTTCACCGGGGTCTCCCGAAAAAGCTGTACAAGGTCCACCTTTCACCTCCTTCCCTACTCTGAGTTCGCCCTTCACATGTGCTTCAGATCTGAGAGGCCCTCCGTGGGATGTTCCGGATCTGAGCTACGCTCGGATAAAGATCAAAACTCAGCCATAAAGAACACTTCAGGCCACCGCAGTGCATCATCTTTGAGTTATAAACGGGGTTCCGTTTCTCTTCTCGGCGGCTGCTCAACCCCCAACATTCCAAATATCATAGCATTCTCTCCTCCATCTTGCGCCACCGTCCTTCATCCCGACAACGAAGTGCTCCTTAGCTTTGCCACACACACCCTTGTCTACAAGCTCAGACCCGATGTTCTCCGTTCCAGCTCCGCCTCCCACCCCGGTTCTAGGGTTTCTCCAGCCAGGCTGGTTGTTAATGGGCCGAATTTCAATTGTTTGTGGGCCTGGCCCAGTACCACTAAAGAAGGAAGCGGCCCTTTGCTTAGTCAGTCAATACCCACTGCATACGAGAGTCAACTAACCACGG CGGTCTGTACGGGGCCAGAAGGTGCAATCGAGACTACTTCGGTTTCTCTCGTTGGTGAGGGTTGGCTTTCAACGTCACAACATAAGGTGACTAAATCTCAGCTGTCGGACCGTGTCTTACATGCTTCCTCGACGCATTCAAGCTTTGTCTTGAATTCGCTGTCATCTTCTGATGAAGAATTATCATGTTTAATCTTAATTGCTGTTGTAGCTTATGTTTATTTTTCAAGAGGATGTTTAATTCCCTCTTGTTATTGTAGTTCTTCGAGttga
- the LOC103839116 gene encoding uncharacterized protein LOC103839116, protein MHLRGNGLLETIDSSKTVSDEKKAKAMIFLRHHIHDGLKDEYITKEDPCDLWKSLKERFDHQKYVILPKAKHEWIHLRFQDYKSVSEFNSAMFGITSRMMLCGEKISDYDMIEKTLSTFHPENVILQQQYRVSGYTRYSELMQVLLVAEQNNQLVTLNHQARPTGSAPFPEANVASSSYDNRRGRGRGRGGNRYHGRGRGRGRRFRPYDERNNKDFHENERNEKGQDDKRQTGKVCYRCGMKGHWVRNCRTPKHLADLYRESQKGKEKGRGETNFISDEPGPSFHGLNDDTHLDVSDFLVEPESIDE, encoded by the coding sequence ATGCACCTGAGAGGAAACGGGCTTTTGGAAACCATCGATAGTTCAAAAACGGTGTCGGATGAGAAAAAGGCTAAAGCCATGATATTTTTACGACACCACATCCATGATGGTTTAAAGGATGAATATATTACGAAAGAGGATCCTTGTGACCTCTGGAAATCTTTAAAAGAGAGGTTCGATCACCAGAAATATGTGATCTTACCGAAAGCTAAACACGAGTGGATCCATCTCCGGTTCCAGGATTACAAAAGTGTTAGTGAGTTTAATTCCGCGATGTTCGGAATTACTTCGAGGATGATGTTATGTGGAGAGAAAATAAGTGATTATGATATGATCGAGAAAACTCTCTCCACGTTCCATCCTGAAAATGTAATCCTGCAACAACAATACCGAGTGAGTGGATATACCCGTTACTCGGAGTTGATGCAAGTCCTCCTTGTAGCGGAGCAGAATAATCAACTCGTGACTTTAAACCATCAAGCTCGTCCCACTGGATCTGCTCCATTCCCTGAAGCGAATGTTGCATCATCCAGTTATGATAATAGAAGAGGACGAGGTCGTGGACGTGGTGGAAACCGTTATCATGGTCGTggaagaggacgaggaagaagattcCGTCCCTATgatgaaagaaataataaagacTTCCACGAAAATGAAAGGAATGAAAAGGGCCAGGATGATAAAAGGCAAACGGGAAAGGTTTGCTACAGATGCGGCATGAAAGGTCATTGGGTACGTAACTGTCGTACGCCAAAACATTTAGCCGATCTGTATAGAGAATCCCAAAAGGGAAAAGAGAAAGGAAGAGGTGAAACTAACTTCATCTCTGATGAACCTGGGCCATCCTTTCATGGTTTAAACGATGATACTCATCTCGACGTATCAGACTTTCTGGTTGAACCAGAGAGTATCGATGAGTGA